A window of the Myxococcus fulvus genome harbors these coding sequences:
- a CDS encoding COG3014 family protein: protein MIPLHHPPARPRGWGSLALVSVLLLSGCAGDYVSRTRGVRESYQSGRYNEALSELDALFKDGSSKDTLLILLDKGMVLHSARKWAESNAVLEQAEKLSAQLDAVSVSEEAGALVTNERQRAYRGEDFEKLMISVVQALNYAELGDDEAAMVEVRQVNERLQKMVVEEKKPYQQLAIARYLGGVIREDQRDWDAAYIDYAKAYELEPRLGELAEPLLRLAKYTGRDQLYEELKAKYPGVEHPPLARDEAQIVVVVEAGLSPEKQPASRDVNGGSLIEVPVYRDRGSAPQVGVTLGEQHVRAVTVTSMADVARLHLDTRIGGMLAKQIAGVAVKAGLAAGVGAATKSEELGALAFLILNAGNAADLRSWLSLPAEFQVARFRVAAGSHVVRVEGGGRVSEHTVDVKPGRVGLLVVRRYY from the coding sequence ATGATTCCTCTCCACCACCCTCCGGCGCGCCCCCGTGGTTGGGGCTCGCTCGCGCTGGTGAGCGTGCTGCTGTTGTCCGGCTGCGCGGGGGACTACGTGTCCCGCACGCGCGGCGTCCGTGAGTCGTATCAATCGGGGCGCTACAACGAGGCCCTGTCCGAGCTGGATGCCCTGTTCAAGGACGGCTCGTCGAAGGACACGCTGCTCATCCTGTTGGACAAGGGGATGGTGCTGCACTCGGCCCGCAAGTGGGCGGAGAGCAACGCGGTGCTGGAGCAGGCGGAGAAGCTCAGCGCGCAGCTCGACGCCGTCTCCGTCAGCGAGGAGGCCGGGGCGCTGGTGACCAACGAGCGCCAGCGCGCCTACCGCGGCGAGGACTTCGAGAAGCTGATGATCTCCGTCGTCCAGGCGCTCAACTACGCGGAGCTGGGCGATGACGAGGCGGCCATGGTGGAGGTGCGCCAGGTCAACGAGCGCCTCCAGAAGATGGTCGTCGAGGAGAAGAAGCCGTACCAGCAGCTCGCCATCGCCCGCTACCTGGGCGGCGTCATCCGCGAGGACCAGCGTGACTGGGACGCGGCCTACATCGACTATGCGAAGGCGTATGAGCTGGAGCCCCGGCTGGGCGAGCTGGCGGAGCCGCTGCTCCGACTGGCGAAGTACACCGGGAGGGACCAGCTCTACGAGGAGCTGAAGGCGAAGTACCCCGGCGTGGAGCACCCTCCGCTGGCGCGGGACGAAGCCCAAATCGTCGTCGTCGTGGAGGCGGGGCTCTCCCCGGAGAAGCAGCCCGCGTCGCGCGACGTCAACGGCGGCAGCCTCATCGAGGTGCCCGTCTACCGGGACAGGGGCAGCGCGCCGCAGGTGGGCGTGACGCTGGGCGAGCAGCACGTGCGCGCCGTCACGGTGACGTCCATGGCGGACGTGGCGCGGCTGCACCTGGACACGCGCATCGGCGGGATGCTGGCGAAGCAGATTGCCGGCGTGGCCGTGAAGGCGGGCCTGGCGGCGGGCGTGGGCGCGGCGACCAAGAGCGAGGAGCTGGGCGCGCTGGCGTTCCTCATCCTCAACGCCGGGAACGCCGCGGACCTGCGTTCCTGGCTTTCCCTGCCTGCGGAGTTCCAGGTGGCCCGCTTCCGGGTGGCGGCGGGGAGCCACGTGGTGCGGGTGGAGGGGGGCGGGAGGGTGTCGGAGCACACGGTGGACGTGAAGCCGGGACGCGTCGGATTGTTGGTGGTGAGGCGCTACTACTGA
- the lpoB gene encoding penicillin-binding protein activator LpoB, whose translation MKIHRLLLSACLVASLAACGGPRAFTRGTYEDPNEIEMLSDQFNENDLQLIAKKMAESLASSPRFSTPRPDGSLPIVLVGKLKNSTSEHIDMRSLGDKIQTALAQTGRFAMVDQAARQDIAEEYEYQQSGYVNPNAAKGPGQQVSVDFLMSGDLASIIQEVGRDKLVYYKMTAKLSNVRTGLIEWTDEKQIRKKFEKRGVSW comes from the coding sequence AGATTCATCGCCTGCTTTTGTCCGCCTGCCTCGTCGCCTCGCTCGCCGCGTGTGGTGGTCCGCGTGCCTTCACGCGTGGCACGTACGAGGACCCGAACGAAATCGAGATGCTGTCGGACCAGTTCAACGAGAACGACCTGCAGCTCATCGCCAAGAAGATGGCGGAGTCGCTGGCCTCCTCGCCGCGCTTCTCCACGCCCCGGCCGGACGGCTCGCTGCCCATCGTCCTCGTGGGCAAGCTGAAGAACAGCACCTCCGAGCACATCGACATGCGCTCCCTGGGTGACAAGATTCAGACGGCGCTCGCGCAGACGGGCCGCTTCGCCATGGTGGACCAGGCCGCGCGCCAGGACATCGCGGAGGAGTACGAGTACCAGCAGTCCGGCTACGTCAACCCGAACGCGGCGAAGGGCCCCGGGCAGCAGGTGTCCGTGGACTTCCTGATGTCGGGCGACCTGGCCTCCATCATCCAGGAGGTCGGCCGCGACAAGCTCGTGTACTACAAGATGACCGCGAAGCTCAGCAACGTGCGCACCGGCCTCATCGAGTGGACGGACGAGAAGCAGATCCGCAAGAAGTTCGAGAAGCGCGGCGTGAGCTGGTAG